A window of Acidobacteriota bacterium contains these coding sequences:
- the mutL gene encoding DNA mismatch repair endonuclease MutL, translated as MIRVLPDAIANKIAAGEVVERPASVVKELLENALDAGARSLRLDVVAGGCASIRVSDDGCGMSRDDAVLALERHATSKLTDAESLSAIATLGFRGEALPAIASVSHFTLETAEAGAREGTRVRVVAGKIKAVEPAGLPPGTAITVANLFANIPARKKFLKSETTELGHITTLVTNYALAYPEVRFHLETPHRVLLSAPPVASHAERLQQVLGEELVHASVEFREQAGEENRAIGIFGFASRPEIHKLNRNSIYIFVNRRLVRDRLLQHALSAAYYNLLPANVFPAALLFLDLPFGEVDVNVHPAKTEVRFHHPSFIHDAVRDAIRNAIAAARPVPSFLHERTARPSAGPAWVTARPVPMSQGVDPALGISIADLPAEFGLTEAPPTPHEQNLPLAPRPENFAARPAPLPAAALVPEVGLGCGLREAQAVSAAPDSDELFHLRPLGQIRDSFIVAEGPSGLWLIDQHVAHERVLFEQISAARLSGAIDSQRLLMPLVVELEPGRALAFAEVAAELTASGFEAEPFGRNTVAVKAAPAGVAGEQVERLLREILEVAAPHERGLTLEAVRTRIAATIACHAAIKINMRLELSKMEWLLAQLAQTQYPMTCPHGRPILLRYSLEEIQRAFKRLN; from the coding sequence ATGATCCGAGTCTTGCCGGATGCGATCGCCAACAAGATCGCCGCCGGCGAGGTGGTCGAGCGCCCGGCTTCGGTGGTCAAAGAGCTTCTGGAAAACGCGCTCGACGCCGGCGCACGTTCGCTGCGGCTGGACGTGGTGGCAGGCGGCTGTGCCAGCATCCGCGTCAGCGACGACGGCTGCGGCATGTCGCGCGATGACGCCGTACTGGCGCTCGAGCGGCACGCCACCAGCAAACTCACCGATGCGGAATCCCTGAGCGCCATCGCAACGCTCGGTTTCCGCGGCGAAGCCCTGCCCGCCATCGCCTCGGTCTCGCATTTCACCCTGGAGACCGCCGAGGCCGGCGCGCGCGAAGGCACGCGCGTGCGCGTGGTCGCCGGCAAGATCAAAGCGGTCGAACCGGCCGGCCTGCCGCCGGGCACTGCCATCACGGTTGCCAACCTGTTCGCCAACATTCCCGCCCGGAAGAAATTCCTCAAGTCCGAAACCACCGAGCTCGGCCACATCACCACCCTCGTCACCAACTACGCCCTCGCCTATCCGGAGGTGCGCTTCCATCTCGAAACTCCGCACCGGGTTCTCCTCAGCGCCCCGCCGGTGGCCAGCCACGCCGAACGCCTCCAGCAAGTGCTGGGCGAAGAACTCGTGCACGCGTCGGTCGAGTTCCGTGAACAAGCCGGAGAAGAGAACCGCGCGATAGGCATTTTCGGCTTCGCCTCCCGGCCGGAAATTCACAAGCTCAACCGCAACTCCATCTACATCTTCGTCAACCGCCGTCTGGTGCGCGACCGGCTGCTGCAGCACGCCCTTTCCGCGGCTTATTACAATCTGCTGCCCGCGAACGTTTTTCCCGCGGCTCTGCTCTTCCTCGACCTGCCCTTCGGCGAGGTCGACGTCAACGTTCATCCCGCCAAAACCGAAGTCCGCTTTCACCACCCGAGTTTCATCCACGACGCCGTCCGTGACGCCATCCGCAACGCCATCGCCGCAGCGCGCCCGGTGCCGTCCTTTCTGCACGAACGCACCGCCCGTCCGTCCGCCGGCCCCGCCTGGGTAACGGCGCGACCCGTTCCCATGTCTCAGGGTGTCGACCCCGCGCTCGGCATCTCGATTGCCGACTTGCCTGCCGAATTCGGCCTCACGGAAGCTCCGCCCACGCCGCACGAACAAAATCTGCCGCTCGCTCCGCGCCCGGAGAATTTTGCCGCGCGCCCTGCACCCCTGCCTGCGGCCGCGCTGGTTCCCGAGGTTGGCCTGGGCTGCGGGTTGCGCGAAGCGCAGGCGGTCAGCGCCGCGCCGGACTCCGACGAGCTGTTTCATCTCCGCCCGCTGGGCCAAATCCGCGACAGCTTCATCGTGGCCGAAGGCCCCAGTGGCCTCTGGCTGATCGATCAGCATGTCGCCCACGAGCGCGTCCTGTTCGAGCAGATCAGCGCCGCCCGCCTTTCCGGGGCAATCGACTCCCAGCGCCTGTTGATGCCCCTCGTCGTCGAGCTCGAACCCGGCCGTGCCCTCGCGTTTGCCGAAGTCGCCGCCGAGCTGACCGCCTCCGGTTTTGAGGCCGAACCCTTCGGCCGCAATACGGTGGCCGTCAAAGCCGCCCCCGCCGGCGTCGCCGGCGAGCAAGTCGAGCGGCTGCTGCGCGAAATCCTCGAAGTCGCGGCCCCGCACGAACGCGGCCTTACTCTCGAGGCCGTCCGCACGCGCATCGCCGCCACCATCGCCTGCCACGCCGCTATCAAAATCAACATGAGACTGGAATTATCCAAGATGGAATGGCTCCTCGCCCAGCTCGCCCAAACTCAGTACCCGATGACCTGCCCCCATGGCCGTCCAATTCTGTTACGCTATTCGCTCGAAGAAATACAACGCGCTTTTAAGCGCCTCAACTAG
- the aspS gene encoding aspartate--tRNA ligase — protein sequence MQRSLYCGDLRPEHVGREVVLQGWVHRRRDLGALLFLDLRDRAGICQVVFNQEKDAVLHARASDLRSEFVITIVGEVVRRSPDTANPALATGEVEVAATDLILLNESRTPPFPLTEESAEAVSEEARLKYRYLDLRHPAMQANLRLRHEVSKAIRKAFDAHGFLEVETPFLTRSTPEGARDYLVPSRIKPGTFYALPQSPQLFKQLLMIGGADRYFQIVRCFRDEDLRADRQPEFTQIDVEMSFPDLETLFSIVEHMLRDACAVAGKSISLPFPRMSWHEAMAQYGSDKPDLRLPPMVDVAQHFTDADRAQLKLPEGLPLLAIRVPNVGPLSRRERDELRPLAEGRPVRLFEDFARIEKAYAAAASAVRQSLGAVEADLIVLVAAAEGAPLHSLQTQAGALRLALGQRFAEKHKLLDPDDFRFLWVTAFPMFEWDTEENRWNASHHPFTSPLEEDVALLDSDPGAARAQAYDVVLNGIELGSGSIRIHRAAVQAQIFRLLGMSDEEARQRFGFFLDALQYGTPPHGGIALGLDRLVMLLAGASSIREVIAFPKTARAVDLMTDAPTEVDPKQLKELGLRLP from the coding sequence ATGCAACGATCCCTCTATTGCGGTGACCTTCGACCCGAGCACGTGGGCCGCGAGGTGGTGCTCCAGGGCTGGGTGCATCGCCGCCGCGACCTGGGCGCACTGCTCTTTCTCGATTTGCGTGATCGCGCCGGCATCTGCCAGGTCGTCTTTAATCAGGAAAAAGACGCCGTGCTGCACGCACGGGCCTCCGATCTCCGCTCCGAGTTTGTGATTACCATCGTGGGCGAGGTTGTCCGCCGCAGTCCCGATACCGCCAATCCGGCGCTGGCGACCGGTGAAGTCGAGGTTGCCGCGACCGATCTCATCCTGCTGAACGAATCCCGCACGCCGCCATTTCCGCTCACCGAGGAATCGGCGGAAGCGGTGAGCGAAGAAGCGCGGCTGAAATATCGCTATCTCGATCTCCGGCATCCCGCCATGCAGGCCAACCTCCGCCTGCGTCACGAAGTCAGCAAGGCTATCCGCAAAGCCTTCGACGCCCATGGTTTTCTCGAAGTCGAAACGCCTTTCCTTACGCGCAGCACCCCGGAAGGCGCCCGCGACTACCTCGTGCCCAGCCGTATCAAGCCCGGTACGTTTTACGCGCTGCCGCAATCGCCGCAGCTCTTCAAGCAACTGCTCATGATCGGCGGCGCCGACCGTTACTTTCAGATCGTGCGCTGCTTCCGCGACGAAGACCTGCGCGCCGACCGCCAGCCCGAGTTCACCCAGATCGACGTCGAGATGAGCTTCCCCGACCTCGAGACCTTGTTCAGCATCGTCGAGCACATGCTGCGCGATGCCTGCGCGGTTGCCGGTAAAAGCATCAGCCTGCCGTTCCCGCGCATGAGCTGGCACGAAGCCATGGCGCAGTACGGCAGCGACAAGCCCGACCTCCGCCTGCCGCCCATGGTTGATGTCGCGCAGCATTTCACCGACGCTGACCGCGCCCAGCTCAAACTCCCGGAAGGTCTGCCGCTGCTTGCCATCCGCGTTCCCAACGTCGGCCCACTTTCCCGCCGCGAGCGCGACGAACTCCGGCCTCTGGCCGAAGGCCGCCCGGTGCGGCTGTTTGAAGACTTCGCCCGCATCGAAAAGGCCTACGCCGCTGCGGCCAGCGCCGTCCGCCAATCCCTCGGCGCCGTCGAAGCCGACCTGATCGTGCTGGTCGCCGCCGCCGAAGGCGCGCCCTTGCACAGCCTGCAAACCCAAGCCGGCGCCCTGCGTCTCGCGCTCGGCCAGCGCTTCGCCGAAAAGCACAAGCTCCTCGACCCTGACGATTTCCGCTTTCTCTGGGTGACCGCGTTCCCCATGTTCGAATGGGACACGGAAGAAAACCGCTGGAACGCCTCCCATCATCCCTTTACTTCGCCGCTCGAGGAGGATGTCGCTCTGCTCGACTCGGACCCCGGGGCTGCCCGCGCCCAGGCGTACGACGTGGTGCTCAATGGCATCGAGCTCGGCTCGGGCAGCATCCGCATCCATCGCGCCGCAGTGCAGGCGCAAATTTTCCGCCTCCTGGGCATGAGCGACGAGGAGGCCCGCCAGCGATTCGGCTTCTTCCTCGATGCGCTGCAGTACGGCACGCCGCCGCATGGCGGCATCGCCCTGGGACTCGACCGGCTGGTCATGCTGCTGGCCGGCGCCAGCTCCATCCGGGAAGTCATCGCCTTCCCCAAAACCGCCCGCGCGGTGGACTTGATGACGGATGCGCCTACAGAAGTCGATCCCAAGCAACTGAAAGAACTCGGACTGCGCCTGCCATGA